The Chryseobacterium oranimense genome contains the following window.
ACATCATTATTCCTGCTGAAACCGGTGAACTGGCCAGTGGTTTGGTAGGTCAGGGAAGAATGGCAGAACCTGAAACCATTTTTAAAACCGTTGAAAAATTTCTTACTTCAGAAAATAAAGCTGGAAGTTTGACAGGGAAAACGGTACTGATCACTGCCGGGCCTACCTACGAAGCCATTGATCCTGTAAGATTTATAGGAAATCATTCTTCCGGGAAAATGGGGTTTTCACTTGCTGAAGAAGCTTCAAAGAGAGGTGCTAAGGTCATTCTGATCTCCGGCCCGAGTTCTCAGGCAACTGATGATAAAAATATTGAACTCCATAAAGTAACCTCTGCCAAAGAAATGCTGAATAAAGTTTTTGAATTTTATGACCGTGTGGATATTGGTATTGCCAGCGCTGCAGTGGCAGATTATGCTCCAAGAGAGGTGGCTAAAGAGAAAATTAAAAAGAATGATGACAGCTTGACTATTGAACTGGTTAAGAATCCTGATATTCTTAAGACCATGGGTGAAAAGAAAACCCATCAGTTTCTCGTAGGATTTGCTCTGGAAACCCAGAATGAAGAAGAAAATGCAAAAGGAAAACTGGAAAAGAAAAACCTCGATATGATTGTGCTGAATTCCCTGCGTGACGAAGGGGCAGGCTTTAAAAACGATACCAATAAAATTAAGATATTTACCAAAACAGGAAAGACGGAATTTGACCTGAAATCCAAAGATGAAGTAGCCCGGGATATTCTGGATTTTGTTGAGGCTCAACTTTTAAAATAATTTTAATAAATTTCCGTTCTCAATTTTTAATTAGATAATGAAAAAAATCATAAGCCTATTTTTGCTGCTTTTTATATACAATCTGAGTTTTTCCCAGGAGCTGCTTGCCACTGTACAGATCAACTCCCAGCAGCTGGGAGGAAGTAACCAGCAAGCCTATAAAGCCCTGGAAAAAAGCCTTAGGGACTTCATCAATAATACCAGCTGGACAGGGAAAAAACTTCAGAATTTCGAAAAGATCAAATGTAATTTTGCTGTTGTTATCGCTGAAAGAGATGGAAACCGTTTCAAGGGAAGTATTGTGATCCAGGCAGTTCGTCCGGTGTTCAGTACCACCTACGAATCACCGCTTATCAACCTTCAGGATCAGAGATTTTCTTTCGAATATATTGAAAATGAGAATCTTGTATTCAATGAAAGACAGTTCTCCGGCAAAAACCTGATTGATGTGATAAGCTTTTATGTTTATGTGATCTTGGGCTATGACGCGGACAGCTTCCAGTCTTTGGGCGGTACACAATGGTTTGCAAAAGCCCAGCAGATTGCCCAGAACTCTCAGAACAGAAACTATGAAGGCTGGAACGTCATCAATGAACCAAGAAGCCGTACCATACTGATCAACGAAATTATCAACCCGAACTGGAGCCAGTTACGTTCCACCATGTACACCTATCACAGAGCGGGTCTGGATAATTTATTCAACCAGGATCAGACGGCCGCTAAAAAAGTGATTTTTGATGCTCTTATGCAGCTGAAAAGGTATGAAAACTCTTTCCAGCAATCCTATTACTTCAATCTGTTTCTTGATAATAAAAGTGATGAGATCTTCAATATTTTCAATTCAGGAAATAATGGAGGGCTTGTGATGAATGATCTTAAACAGCTGATGATGATTTTTACCCCTAAATATTCGGAGAATAAGTGGAGTAAGTGGAAATAAAGCCCCTTCGCTTTAAGTTATTGAATACTTAATTCTATATTTGCATTACCTAAAGTAATCAGCTATTATCCATGCTTTCGAGAATTTATATTAAAAATTTTGCCTTGATTGATACCCTTGAGGTATCATTGAATAACGGTCTGCAGGTAATTACCGGAGAAACCGGAGCAGGAAAATCTATTATTTTAGGGGCTTTAAGACTTATCCTTGGCGAAAGGGCTGAAACAAAATCTATTGCCCAATCAGAAGAAAAAAGCATTGTAGAAACAGAGTTCGACTTAAATAATCAGTTCAAAAAGTTCTTCGTTGAAAATGATCTCGATTACGAGCATCATACGATCATCAGACGTGAGATTCTTCCTTCCGGAAAATCCCGAGCATTCATCAATGATGTGCCGGTAACGCTGGATGTCCTTAAAGAACTGTCTTCAAAACTGATTGATATCCATTCCCAGTTTGAAACCTCGAACCTTTTTACTTCAGAATATCAGTTTAAAATTATTGACGGGCTTTCTGAGAATAAAAAAACAATTGAAGACTATCAGAATGAGTTCTCAGATTTCCAGAGCTTAAAAATACAGCTTAAGAAACTCCAGACCCAGCTTTCCGAAAACAGGAAAGAAAGTGATTACAAAGAGTTTTTGCTGAACGAGCTGGAAGAGCTGAAACTGGATGATGTAGATTATGAAGATCTTCAGAACCAGCTTTCCATCCAGGAAAATGCAGAAATGATTTCTGAAAACCTTGTACAGATCCTTTCAAGATTTCATCAGGAAGAAGTAGGGATACTTTCGTTCTTTCATGAAGCAAAAAATAAGCTTTCAAAAATAGCAGAAGTTTCCAACGGTTTTTCTGAGCTTGATGAAAGGCTTGAAACCTCTTTTGTAGAGCTAAAGGATATTATTTCCGAACTTGAAAACGAATCCGAAAAAATAGAGATTAATCCGGCCAACCTCGCTATTCTGGTTGAGCTGAATAATAAGATCAATTCTTTATTTCTAAAGCATAATGTCTCCGATATTAATGAGCTGAAAGAGCTGAGAGATCAGTTATCAGGTGAACAGAAAGGCGCTTCAGAGCTTGAAGATCATATTGCTGAGATCGAAGAAAATATTTCTAAAAAAGAGAAGACACTTCATGCTCTCGCAGAAAAGCTTTCGAAAAATAGAAAAAAATCAATTCCTGTTTTTATAAAAAAAGCTGAGGAGCTTCTCAGAAAATTAGGTCTTGAAAAAGCCAGAGTTGATATTGAACTTCAGGATGTACCTGAATTTAATGCATTTGGGAAAGAAAATATCCAGTTACTTTTCCAGGCTAACTCAGGATTCCCGTTAAAGCCTATTCAAACTGCTATTTCCGGCGGTGAAAGATCAAGGGTAATGCTTGCTGTGAAGAAAATTATTGCAGAAAGTGATGAGCTTCCAACTCTGATCCTGGATGAAATTGATACCGGAGTTTCTGGAAAAGTAGCGGAAGAAATCGGAAACCTGATGAGAGAAATGGCTACAGATATGCAGCTTATCGTTATCTCCCACTTAGCACAGGTTGCTGCTAAAGGAAACAATAATTATAAAGTTGTAAAACGTGATATTTCCGGCAAAACCCAATCCACAATCATTCCTCTGAACAACGAAGAAAAGCTGAACGAGATTGCCCAGCTTCTGTCCGGAAGCAAAATTACTGAAGCAGCACTGGCACAGGCGAAAGAATTAATCGGCTAAAAAAACTGTAACATATTTTACATTATATTTACTAATATAAAAACTAAAATATGTTTCTAAAGTTCCTAAGGCTTGAAATCAAAAGCTTTTTCCGTGGTACTTCTGTAGGCGTCAACCTTTTCATGAAGATTCTGCGCTTTATAGCGATACTCTATTTTATGGCATGCCTGGCAGGAGGTGCTTTTGCTGCATTCTTCTATGTGAGGGATGAAATGCATCAGGATCCTTTGATAGCAATTTCAAAGCTTTTAGTTGTTGCATGGGCTGTAGATCTCATCTTAAAGTATATCTGGCAGGAAATGCCCACCCAGAACATCAAACCTTTCCTGACGCTGAATATCCCCAAGAATACACTCGTCAATTATATGCTGGTGAAAACTTTTACTTCGGCCCTGAGCTGGCTGAATTCGTTGTTTTTCATCACGTTCTCCATTATTGCTTTATTCAACGGATATAGTGTTATTGGGATACTCACTTGGTTTATCGGGATTTCTTTGCTTTTCTATCTTAATAACTTTATCAACATTCTGTTTAATGATAAAGAAACCATTGTTATTATTATAGGATGCATATTGGCTGCTGTTGCTGGTCTAGGCTATTATAATATTGTGCCCGTACTTTCTTATTCAGAGAAATTTGTATACGGTTTTTATCATAGTCCTTACTTAATTGCAATTCCGGCTGTTCTTTTCATCGGACTGTGGAGAATAGTTTTCAACTATGTCCGTAAGGAATTTTATCTTGATCAGGGGCTTGAAGCTAAAAAACAATTCGGGAAAACAGAAAATATTGCTTTCCTGAATAAATATGGGGTTATCGGAACATTTATCAATAATGATATTAAAATGCTGAGACGCAATAAGGTAACCAAAGGTATTCTGCTCGGAAGCTTTTTCTTCCTTTTTTACGGAATGCTGATGTATACTTCCACAGCATACAAGACGCCTGCCATGATGATGTTCATGGGGTTGTTTGTGACAGGAGGTTTTCAGTTTCTTTTCGGTCAGCGGGTACCGGCTTTCGACAGCTCGTATTATCCCTTAATGATGACGCTGAATGTTCCTTACAAAGAGTATCTTAAGGCAAAATGGTGGCTGATTAATATTGTTACGGCAGCTTCAGTGGTTATTGCATTATTTTATGCCTATTTCGGATGGGAAGTTTATGTCACCTTTTTTGCGGCAGGGCTTTATAATATCGGGGTAAATTCCCAGCTGACCCTTTGGTCGGGAGCCTACAATAAAACCCAGATCGATCTGAATTCAAAGGAAAAAAGAATAGGCCAGAAAGGCAGTTTTAATCTTAAATCTATGCTCCTTCTGATTCCTAAAATGCTCCTTCCGATGGGTGTTTTTGCCCTTACAAAATATTTCTTTGGAATTACGGCCGGAGTTGTGAGTATTGCAATTTTAGGACTTGCAGGATTTTTATTCAGAGAAAAAATATTCAATATCATCGTTAAACAATACAAAAGCGAAAAGTACAGTACGCTGGACGCATTCAAAAATAAAGGCTAACCTATGATTACTATCAATAACTTATCCAAAACATACGGAACTGCAACAGTTCTTAATATTGATCACCTTGAAATTCCCAACGGAGAAACATTCGGGCTTGTAGGAAATAACGGGGCAGGAAAAACTACACTTTTCAGTCTTATGCTCGACCTCATACAACCGACAACCGGTTTTGTGAGCATTGAAGATATCAAAGTCAATGAATCTGAAGCCTGGAAAAACAAGGTATCTGCTTTTGTAGATGATACTTTCCTGATCGGTTATCTTACTCCGGAGGAATATTTCTATTTCATTGGCGAACTGAGAGGGCAGAATAAAGCTTCCATCGATGAGTTTCTGAAACCTTTTCATGATTTTTTTAACGGAGAGATCCTTAATTCAGGAAAATACGTCCGCGATCTATCCAAAGGAAACCAGAAAAAAGTAGGAATTGTAGGAGCTGTCATCGGAAATCCGGAGATTATTATCCTGGACGAACCTTTTGCCAACCTGGACCCTTCCACCCAAATTAAACTGAAAAATCTGATTAAAGAACTTTCAAAGCAGGAAGGCGTTACTTTTCTGATCTCGAGCCATGACCTTTCCCATACTACGGAAGTCTGCAACAGAATCGTTGTGGTGAACAAAGGACAGCTTGTGAAAGATATCAAAACCAATCCCGAAACATTGCGTGACCTTGAACAGTATTTTGCAGATCAGGTTTCTTCACCTTCAGCAGTTTAACTATTTCAAAAGCAATAAACATATAAAAGCCTCAGAATTTCTGAGGCTTTTAAACTATTTAATCTATAATTCTAAAATTTATTTAAGGCTTCCTACCATATCCTCAGGCTTCACCCATTCGTCAAACTGCTCGGCTGTTAAAAGGCCAAGGTTTATAGCTTCTTCTTTTAAAGTTGTTCCGTTTTTGTGGGCTGTTTTTGCAATTTTTGCTGCATTTTCGTAACCGATATGGGTATTCAGGGCAGTAACAAGCATTAATGACTTATCTACCAGTTCTTTAATTCTCTCATGGTTCGGTTCAATACCTTCTGCGCAATGGTCATTGAATGAAATACATGCATCGGCAATTAGCTGGGCAGACTGAAGAAAATTGTAGGCCATCACAGGCTTGAATACATTCAGTTCATAATTTCCCTGCGTTCCTGCAAAAGAAATTGTAGTATCGTTTCCTAGAACCTGAGC
Protein-coding sequences here:
- the coaBC gene encoding bifunctional phosphopantothenoylcysteine decarboxylase/phosphopantothenate--cysteine ligase CoaBC, with translation MSVSGKKILIAVSGGIAAYKIHFLIRDFVKKGADVQVIMTPDAEQFVTKLSLSTLSKKPVYSDFYGANGTWNSHVEMALWADVMIIAPCTANTLAKMVHGMCDNLVIATYMSAKCPVFIAPAMDLDMYAHPSTKQNIELAEDYGHIIIPAETGELASGLVGQGRMAEPETIFKTVEKFLTSENKAGSLTGKTVLITAGPTYEAIDPVRFIGNHSSGKMGFSLAEEASKRGAKVILISGPSSQATDDKNIELHKVTSAKEMLNKVFEFYDRVDIGIASAAVADYAPREVAKEKIKKNDDSLTIELVKNPDILKTMGEKKTHQFLVGFALETQNEEENAKGKLEKKNLDMIVLNSLRDEGAGFKNDTNKIKIFTKTGKTEFDLKSKDEVARDILDFVEAQLLK
- a CDS encoding DUF5687 family protein — encoded protein: MFLKFLRLEIKSFFRGTSVGVNLFMKILRFIAILYFMACLAGGAFAAFFYVRDEMHQDPLIAISKLLVVAWAVDLILKYIWQEMPTQNIKPFLTLNIPKNTLVNYMLVKTFTSALSWLNSLFFITFSIIALFNGYSVIGILTWFIGISLLFYLNNFINILFNDKETIVIIIGCILAAVAGLGYYNIVPVLSYSEKFVYGFYHSPYLIAIPAVLFIGLWRIVFNYVRKEFYLDQGLEAKKQFGKTENIAFLNKYGVIGTFINNDIKMLRRNKVTKGILLGSFFFLFYGMLMYTSTAYKTPAMMMFMGLFVTGGFQFLFGQRVPAFDSSYYPLMMTLNVPYKEYLKAKWWLINIVTAASVVIALFYAYFGWEVYVTFFAAGLYNIGVNSQLTLWSGAYNKTQIDLNSKEKRIGQKGSFNLKSMLLLIPKMLLPMGVFALTKYFFGITAGVVSIAILGLAGFLFREKIFNIIVKQYKSEKYSTLDAFKNKG
- a CDS encoding DNA repair protein RecN → MLSRIYIKNFALIDTLEVSLNNGLQVITGETGAGKSIILGALRLILGERAETKSIAQSEEKSIVETEFDLNNQFKKFFVENDLDYEHHTIIRREILPSGKSRAFINDVPVTLDVLKELSSKLIDIHSQFETSNLFTSEYQFKIIDGLSENKKTIEDYQNEFSDFQSLKIQLKKLQTQLSENRKESDYKEFLLNELEELKLDDVDYEDLQNQLSIQENAEMISENLVQILSRFHQEEVGILSFFHEAKNKLSKIAEVSNGFSELDERLETSFVELKDIISELENESEKIEINPANLAILVELNNKINSLFLKHNVSDINELKELRDQLSGEQKGASELEDHIAEIEENISKKEKTLHALAEKLSKNRKKSIPVFIKKAEELLRKLGLEKARVDIELQDVPEFNAFGKENIQLLFQANSGFPLKPIQTAISGGERSRVMLAVKKIIAESDELPTLILDEIDTGVSGKVAEEIGNLMREMATDMQLIVISHLAQVAAKGNNNYKVVKRDISGKTQSTIIPLNNEEKLNEIAQLLSGSKITEAALAQAKELIG
- a CDS encoding ABC transporter ATP-binding protein → MITINNLSKTYGTATVLNIDHLEIPNGETFGLVGNNGAGKTTLFSLMLDLIQPTTGFVSIEDIKVNESEAWKNKVSAFVDDTFLIGYLTPEEYFYFIGELRGQNKASIDEFLKPFHDFFNGEILNSGKYVRDLSKGNQKKVGIVGAVIGNPEIIILDEPFANLDPSTQIKLKNLIKELSKQEGVTFLISSHDLSHTTEVCNRIVVVNKGQLVKDIKTNPETLRDLEQYFADQVSSPSAV
- a CDS encoding DUF4835 family protein, with translation MKKIISLFLLLFIYNLSFSQELLATVQINSQQLGGSNQQAYKALEKSLRDFINNTSWTGKKLQNFEKIKCNFAVVIAERDGNRFKGSIVIQAVRPVFSTTYESPLINLQDQRFSFEYIENENLVFNERQFSGKNLIDVISFYVYVILGYDADSFQSLGGTQWFAKAQQIAQNSQNRNYEGWNVINEPRSRTILINEIINPNWSQLRSTMYTYHRAGLDNLFNQDQTAAKKVIFDALMQLKRYENSFQQSYYFNLFLDNKSDEIFNIFNSGNNGGLVMNDLKQLMMIFTPKYSENKWSKWK